The genomic segment TTGAAGTCATACAATCAAACCTCACTAGGGAACGTATCGAACTGGAATGAAACCTTTGGATATGATGGTTTTAGTAACATTACCAGCATTAACCGAAACGGCTTGACCCAGGCATTCAGTTATGATGCGCTTAATCGAATTAAAGAGGAGAATACTGCAGAAGGCCAACGTACGTATACGTATGATGATCGTGGCAATCGTTTGACGGTGAGTGGGAATTCACCTGATTTATCGGAGGAAACGACAACTTATACGTATAACGCCTTGGACATGCTTAAATCGTATTCCTCATCAGAGGGTACACAGGCTGCTTATTCGTATTACGCAGATGGTCTTCGAGCAACAAAGAAAGTAAATGGGAAAACTACTCGATACGTCTATTTAGATGGTCATATCATTGAAGAGCTTGACGGAAATGGAAATGTAAAGGCTCGAAGTGTATGGGGTAATGAGTTGCTGTATCGTCATGACTATGAATCAGGGAAAGAAGGGTATTACTCGTATAATGGTCATGGGGACGTAGTGAGGATTACGAATGATAGTGGTATGGCCATTAATACTTATGATTATGACATTTGGGGGAATCTTCTTTCACAAACGGAAGGTATGTCTAATCCGTTCAAGTACACGGGAGAAGTATATGATGAGGAAAGTGGGCTTTACTATCTTCGTGCAAGATATTATGATCCGAGTATTGGACGGTTTATTAATGAGGATACTTATGAAGGGGAGATCAATAACCCTCTTTCCTTAAATTTATATTCTTATGTGTATAATAATCCATTAAAGTATCGTGATCCTAGTGGTAATATTGCATGTGAAGGAGCTTATGTCTGCTCTGGTGATGCTGTGTTTACTAAAAACAATAAAAGTGAATACTGGAAAGCTGTAATAGATTTCTACTTATCTACCAACCCTGCAACTATGGCAGCATATGCCAATTATCAGTTTTTTAGTAATGACATCCCTGTGTTATTAGATCCGGATGGTTCTAAATTTTATAAGGCTGTAATAATAGTTGGATTTATACCTGATGGAAGAATAGTAAGTCAAAGTGGAAGAATGTTTGTTACTATTATGAGAGAAGGAAAAGAAATTCTTTCTGAAGTAAGTTCTTCTGTTATATGGAAAAATTATCTTAAACATGATTATAGAACTCTTAAAGGTTATAAGAAAATGACATGGAGTGATATTAGATCAACAACAAAAAATGGTGCTGCAATGTATAAACCGGGTATAGATATTGAATCGTTGGAACGATATGCCTGGGAAAATGGTACTCCAACAACTAACGGAAAAACATGGAAAGTCATGAAGTTTAGCGAAGTCATAGGTGCTACGCTAGGTAAGGATACTAAATATATGAGAATAGAATCAACAAATGGAGATACTATTCATGGTCATCCAATTACGGAAGAAGAATATAAAAAACTTTTAAAGTAAAGTGGGTATAAGAATTGTTTGAGCAAATTGATTTTAAATCAGGCGATGTCATTCTTAATGATTTTGATTTTAATGAAGGTGTCGCCCTAGACCAACAAATTTGGTCTTTCAAAGAGGATATATTACAAGTTAGGTATGATAATAAATTTGTTTTAGATTTAGGTTGGTATCCAGAATTCAACTTAGACGATGGTAGTTTTAAATTAATTATAGTGGAAATTGATGATTGGTTAAATCCTCTTTTTATAAAAAGAACAAAGTCACTGAATGAAATCTATGAATATATAAAAGAAGCTATTTTATTTGTTGAAAAATTGAAATAACGATTCTATTCGCAAAATGATTAAAATCCTATTTACTACTTAGGTCTTCCTCGGAGTACAGAGAGACCTAAGTAGTAACAATAAAAAAATTACTTACTTCATTTTATAAAACCAGCTAATTAGTTCCTCCACTATCGGCTCAATTTCACTCAATATTCTTGTTTCCCTTTCCAATTCTGGTTTATGTCAATCATTATTATTAATTAATCGTTACTACTTAGATACCCTCTATGAAACAAATGTTAAACTAACAGTAAATTAACGAACTAAAAGAGGGCGCCGCGTGAAGTTAGATTCGGAACAAATCCTGCAATCAGCAAGGGAGATAAGGAGACAGTTGCATTCATCATGATGCTGACCCAAAACATTGAGAAGCAGGAACAGCGAATTGAACAGTTAGAAACAAGAGTAAAAGAGTTAGAAAGACAACTCGGTCATAACTCCAAAAACTGACCTTGCCTCGAATAGATAGATACATAGAAAACCTCAATAATATAAGTTTAGGGATTTATTATGGGCAACGGAAGAAATTTGATAAAGCATTTAAAGAACAGAATATGCTGCGCATATTGGCTGGGGAATCAACCATGAAAGAAGTGGTTGATAAAATGGATGTAAACAACTTAAAAGTAATATAATGTAATTAAAGATATAAACGTAATGGAGAAGATGCGTTTCTAGGCAGCGGCCACCTTAAGGCTGAAGATGATGAGATTCGTAAACTTAGGAAGCAGCTGGCAGACCTGAAAGAAGAGAATGACATCCCAATAAAGGCGGCGTCCTACTTTGCGAAAAATCAGAAATAATGAGGTTCAAGTTTGTCATTGAACACCGCTTCGAGTTACGGATTGCGAAGATGTGACAGACCTTGAGTGTTACAAGAAGCGGCTATTTTGCTCATATTAGGCGACCAGAAAGTAAGCGAAGAAAAGGGAGCCTAGATCTATTTGAGACGATAAAAGATATCCGTAAAAATGCCGCAGAATCTATGGATCTCCGCAGATTACGAAGATCTTACCAACGGAGAAGAAGGTCAGTCGTGGCCGTGTGGCGCGGTTAATGCGAGCAAACGGAATCCGATTGAAAGAGGTAAAGAAACAAAAATAAAAAACCTATTAAAGTAACAATTTTCCAGTTGCGAAAACATCTTAAATCAAGACTTTACAACGAGCAAGTTTAACGAGAAATGGTTGAGTGACATTACTTATATAGCGACAGCGGAAGGGCAACTTTATCATGCCGGCGTATTGGACTTACACGGCCGCAAACTCATTGATTGGGCAATGGATAGTCGTATGAAAACAGAGCTTGTCTATGCTGATCTAAAGTAATCCATTTGTCCCACCGGTGCATCCAAAGGACACATTGTACATTCTGATCGCGGTGTTCAATACACCAGTAAAGGCTACCAGAAGCTTCTGATGAAGCATGGATTTATCTGCAGCATGAGCCGCAAAGGCAACTATTACGACAATTCTCCTATGGAGTCTTTTTGGGGAAATTTGAAGATGGAGTGGCTCAATGATTACGCATTCAAGACGCGAGCGGAGACCAAAAAGGCTGTTTTTGAGTACATCGAACTCTTTTACAACCGTAGGAGACATGAGGTATCTATTAGACTAATTGGTGTCATCGAGGCTTTCTATGTGTCTACTTGTTCAGAACAAGGCCAAACCATGCTCCCCTCATTCCAATAGACAACCAACAACAGAAAATGGTACCATGAGAGTATCTGTTTGGCTAGGGCCCGCCTTCATTTTGGTGATTCTATCAATTGTAGTCAGGACTCAATCTATCAATAAAATACGCCCCAGGTAATCGACTAAAATTTGGAGGAAATACATACGTGAAAACAAAACTAGCAAAAACGCTGCTAGCCCCGTTGCTCGTTACTGGCTTGCTGCTGTCGCCGCTCGCTGGAACGACTGCGACGGCTTCAGCTGCAAGCGCTGTTACGACAGCAGCGTCGACGACGCAGGCGATTAAAGTCTATATCGATGGCAGCAAGCTTTCGCTACCAGCCGCTCCTTATGTGAAAAACGGCGTGACGTTCGTGCCGATGCGTCAGATTTTCACGGCGCTGGGCGCTTCCATCACTTGGGTAGAGAAGACACAGACGATTATCGTACGCAAAAACACAACGACGGTATCGCTGACCGTAGGCAAGAAAGAAGCGGTTGTCGACGGGAAGACCGTTAAGCTTGATGCAGCCCCAGCCGTGAAAAATGGCACCACCTTCGTGCCGGCCCGTTTCGTAGCCGAGGCGCTTGGCGCCAAAGTGAAATGGGATAATGCGGCGCAAGCCGTGCGCATTACCTCCATAGAACAGCAGTGGGCAGAAGCTTACGAGGAGTACGAGGAAACGCCTGAGGATGACCGTACCAAGCTGACTCCTAAGGAAATCGTTGAGCAAAACGACGAAAGCGTCGTGCTGATCACAACGAATAAAGCGCTTGGCAGCGGCGTCGTTATCGGCGATCGTTGGATTTTGACTAACAATCACGTCATTGAGGATGCGAGCTCGGCAACGATTACGTCGATCTATGGCGATGAATACAAGGTTCAAGGCGTTGTTGTGAACCGCCCAAGCTCAGACCTTGCGATTATTCAGACGGATGAGTCGCTGTATTTGGAGCCAGTAAGCGTAGGCTATACGGTTCCGGAGAAAGGTGATAAAGTTGTAGCCATTGGCAGTCCGCTCGGTATCCAGAACACGGTATCTGACGGTCTGGTAAGTAACATTTCGTACGAGGATGGCCTCACATATATCCAGACAAGTGCGCCAATCGACCACGGCAGCTCCGGCGGAGCGCTGTTCGATGAATACGGCGATCTGGTCGGCATTACGACAGCAGGCTATACATCGCAGGCCGACCTGAACTTTGCTGTATCGGTTGCCCACGCAAGTCTCTTGATGGGATTGCTGCCGGAAAGCCCGCAGGAGGATGTGAAGTTCCTGCCAGCGATTTTGCCCGATACGCTGAAAGGCGCTTCGATGGAAACGATCACAGCGCTGATGAAGAAAGAATTTGGCTCCGTTTCGACAGGCGATGGCACAGCAAGCTTCAGCAATTGGGAAGTGAAGCGGGATTCGCAGGGCTGGATCGTGCTGACGGCTGATATTGATCCGCGCTTTTACACCTATTATGGCGGTTCTTCCGCTAACGATATTCGCAGCTGGGCCATTAACCTGGGCCATGAGCTGAACCGTATGCTTCCGGGCGAGACGATTCAAGTTATCATCTCCTTCGATCGTACATTCGGCTTCCAGCCGCGCGGCTTTGCAGAAAATGAAGTGACAGCGCTTGGCGACAACAAGTGGAAGGTTCGCTTCCCGGTTCTCGATATGCAGCTGAAAGACCAGCTTTATATTAGCATGAAAGACTAGCACTTATTATTTAATTCCTTCATCTTAATCTTCACAGCTAAATGATCGGGCTGTTGGCGGGAGCGTAAGCGACCACCGACAGCCTTTTCTTTTGTGCGGGAACCCTCATCTGTAGTACAATGATAGACAATAGTGACAAAACAATGAGCGAGGTAACGAGATGAAGGTTGTACTTTCCACATTAAACGCAAAATTTATTCACACATCGCTTGCGCTGCGCTGCCTGAAAGCCTACAGCGGCGAGCAATTCGATATTGATATTGCCGAATACACGATTAAAGATCCCGTTATGAACATTGTGTCGGATATTTACTCCCGCCAGCCGGATGTAGTCGGCTTCTCCTGCTACATTTGGAACATTGAAGAGACGATCACGGTCATCAATATGCTGCGCAAGGTCAGTCCGCAGGTGAAAATCATACTCGGCGGACCGGAAGTAAGCTACGACACCGATCATTGGATGGAGCGCATTCCCGAGGTTGATTTTATCGTCGTCGGCGAAGGCGAGGAGACGTTCCATCATCTGCTGACTGAGATCGAGGGCGCGGGCAAATACCATATGGTGTTTGGACTCGCCTATCGTAAGCAGCGCGAGGGCTATATTGAAGCGTTAGTTAACCCGGGCCGTCCGAAGCTGGATTTGGCTACGCTGCCGTCGCCGCATCGGTTTGCCGAGGATGTGCCGCATTTGGCCAGCCGCGTCGTTTATTTTGAGACGAGCCGGGGCTGTCCGTTCAGCTGCCAGTTCTGCCTCTCCAGTATTGAGGTAGGCGTGCGTTATTTTGACAAGGAGCGGACGAAGGCGGATATTTTGTATTTGATTGATGCCGGAGCGAAGCTGATTAAATTCGTCGATCGGACGTTTAATATTAAGCGGGATTACGCGCTGGAAATTTTTCAGTTTTTGATCGAAAATCATAACGGCTGCGTCTTCCAATTTGAAATTACGGCAGATATTATGCGCCCTGAGGTGCTGGACTATTTGGCTGAGCATGCGCCTCCAGGCGTGTTCCGCTTCGAAATTGGCGTGCAGTCGACGAATGATCCGACGAATGAGGCGGTTCAGCGCAGACAGAACTGGTCCAAGCTCGTGCGGACGGTGACGAAGGTGAAGGAATCGGGCAAAATCGACCAGCATCTCGACTTAATCGCCGGATTGCCGCTCGAAAACTACGATACGTTCAAAGGCACCTTTAACGATGTGTTTGCGCTCGGCCCTGAAGAAATGCAGCTCGGATTTCTGAAAATGCTGCGCGGCACAGGGCTGCGCAATGACGCTGACAAATGGGGCTACATCTACATGGACCGTGCGCCTTACGAAATGCTCGGCAATGACCTAATGCCTTTCGGCGACATTGTGCGGATGAAGCGGGTCGAGGATGTGCTGGAGAAATATTGGAATGCGCACCGGATGGACCGTACGCTCATGTATTTGGTGGAGCAGGTTTTCCCGTCGCCATTCGATTTCTTCCAGGACTTTGGCGACTATTGGGAGGAGCGGGGCTGGCAGAAAATCGGGCATCAGCTGGAGGACTTATTTTCCCGGCTATGGTCGTTCCTGAACAGCTATCAGCATGAGCAGCAATCGGCTGGCGAAGCTGGGCCGGATATGGACGTCATTATGGGGTTGATGAAATATGACTATTTCCTCAACCATAAATATAAGCCGCGCAAAACGTGGTGGGAATTCACGATGGACAAAGCCGTATGGGGAAGCCATATGCGCAGCCTCGTCGAGCGGCCGGAGAAGGTGTCGGATTCGTTTGCAGCGCTCGGCATGTCGGAGAAGGAGCTGCATAAGCATGCCGTCATCGAGCGGCTGCCATTTGATCTGGAAGCGTATTTTGCGGACGGCTCGATCCAGAAAAATACGCATACGCTGCTCGTTGTCCTCTATGCCATGGAGGCTGGCAGCAGCAAGCCGACGCCAAAGCCGTACATGCTAAAGCTGCATAATGATGCGGTAACCGCGTAAACATGCAGTTCATGTCATGTAAAATGACGTGAACTGCATTTTTTTATTGACAAACAAAATGCCGCCACCTATATTAATCGTAAAACGATGATTTTATGTTAGGTTTTGACAAGGAAAGATCAGATACTGTTGAATGAGGGATACTATTGGTTCAATCTATTGATCGCGCGATGCAAATTATTCAGCTGCTCATGTCGGACAACAGCCGCATTGGCTGGGCGATATCAGATATTTCGGAACGGGTAGGCTTGCCACTAAGTACGACGCATAGACTAATTAGCACATTGGTAAAGCATGAGCTCGTTGTTCAGCTTCCGGAGACGAAACGTTATCGGCCGGGGCTAAAGTGGATGGAAGTCGGCTTGCAGCAGGTTGAGCAGATGGAATTGCGCACGGCAGCTAGGCCGATAATGGAACGTCTGGCAGCTGAAGGGAAAGAAACGGTTTTCTTAAGCATCCCTTACGGCAAGTTTTCGATGGGAATCGATAAAGTAGACGGTAAGGTGAAGCTCCGGGTTGTAGAAGGCTTGGGCGAGCGGATTGCGATGCATATTGGCGCGCCGAATAAAGTGATGTTGGCCAATATGAAACTGGCTGAAGCGGAAGCGATTTTGATTCGGCTGATGGATGACCAAGAGAAGCGCAAGCAGTTGCTATCGGCTTTGCCCGGCATCAAGAAGGCGGGATATGCGGTCAGCTACGCTGAGCTTACGGAAGGTACGGCGGCGATTGCAGCTCCAATTATCGGCTTCGGGCGAAAGGTAGTGGGAGCCCTTGGGATCGGCGTCACGACGGACCAGCTGACAGAGGAGCGTTTGGATTTTCTCAGCAAGCAGGTTATAGAAAGGGCACACGAAATTACGGCAACGATTGGCGGTTAAATACGCTAAACCGTTATTTTAGGGGAAGGCGTTTGATCGCCGATTTCCTAGCCCTCTTTTTCCAATTGTCAAAAGTAAATAAAGGATTAGACTCGCCGCAGCGATCGGAAGTCGGTCTATATGGAGGGCAAAAAACGCCGGTGACCTTAAGCAGGTGACCGGCGTTTCCCTATTTGCTTTTCGGCATTTTGCTCTCATCCATGTACAGCAGGTTCCATCGGTGGCCGTCCAGGTCGGCAAATGCTGCGCCGTACATCCAGCCGTCATTTTCACCAGGCTTGCTAAAGATGCTTCCTCCGGCTAACTCTACTTTTTGAATAAAGCCATCTACTTCCTCTCTGCTTTTAGCGCCAATGGAAAATATGACTTCTGCGCTTTGGGAAGTATCTGCTTTTTTTGATCCTGTAAATTTCTCAAACGCCGCATCCGGGAATAGCAAAATCGTTGTTTGGCCTATGGCCAGCTTGGCTCTCTCGTTACCAACGTTCTCCGCACGAAATCCAATCTCATTGAAAAAGGTAGTTGACCTCACAACATCTTTGACCGGCAGGTTAATCCAAATCTCCTGTGACATGAGTGTAGCCTCCTGTAATATATTTTCAACCACTCCTACTATACTCTATCTCTGGCAGCAGAAGCGAATCAAGGCTGCCGCTGTAAACGCCAGCTATACGTTGTCCCGCCTCATAAGCCATTGGGCTGGCTGCCCATGAATGGACGAAACAGTCGGATATTCATCAAGCTTTTGTTGTGATGATGGATTTAGTGCCTGTCTGCATTCATATCTTATTCCATAAGCACATTTCGGCTATGCCACAGTCGGAGCCTGCTGCCATTCAAGCATGAAGCGGCGGGACATGGCCTAGAAGGAGGGGAACGCATGGCGGTCATGCGTGATATGCTGTTGTATTTGTCCAAAAACCGATTAGCCAATCGGATGGCGCAGCGCTTTGGGCTTCGCCTTGGCGCAGAACGCTTCGTAGCGGGAGAGACGCTTGCCGCCGCGATGAAGAAGGCAGCCGCGCTTAACGAAAGCGGCCTCGTCGTGACGCTTGACCATCTTGGCGAATTTACCCGATGCGAGCGGGATGCGAAGGAATCCGCCGAAGAGGTTGTGAGAGGGCTGCAAGCTATTGCGAGCACCGGAGCCGCCGCCAACGTTTCCGTGAAGCTGACGCAGCTCGGGCTGGATATTTCCTATCCGTTATGCCTTAGCCATATGCGAATGATCGTATCGGAGGCGAAACGGCTGGATAGCTTCGTGCGCATCGATATGGAGGATTACGCCCGCAATGAGCCATCGATCCAAATGTATGAGCAGCTGCGAGCAGAGTTCGGCCATCATATCGGCATTGTCCTGCAGGCTTATTTATTCAAAACTGAAGGGGATATGGAGCGGCTGAGCATTTTGAAGCCGAACTACCGTTTGGTAAAAGGCGCCTACAAAGAGCCGCCAGAGGTCGCTTTTCCTAATAAAGCGGATGTGGATCGCAATTTTATCCATCTCATTAAAAAACAGCTCGAAAACGGCCATTATGCTGCTGTCGCAACCCATGATGACGCCATTATTGAATGGGTGAAGGATTATGTGAAGGAGCAGGCCATCCCGAGGGAGCAGTTTGAATTTCAAATGCTGTATGGCATTCGCACAGCGCTCCAGCAGCAGCTCGCCAAGGAGGGCTACAAGGTGCGTACCTATGTGCCGTACGGAACAGATTGGTATGGCTACTTTATGCGGCGGCTGGCCGAACGGCCGGAAAATGTCTCTTTTGTGCTCAAATCCATGTTCAAACGATAGGCTGAGCTGAGAAAGAAATAGCCATCAGGCTGGAAAGAGGGATGGTCATGAAGGAGCAGGCTAATACGATTGAGCAGACCGAGCGGCTTGGCGCGCATAACTATCACCCGCTGCCGATTGTAATCGCCAAGGCGGAGGGCGTGTGGGTCGAGGACCCGGCTGGAAAGCGTTACATGGATATGCTCAGCGGGTATTCGGCGCTCAATCAAGGGCATCGGCATCCGCGAATTATAGAAGCTTTGAAGAAGCAAGCGGATTTGGTCACGCTGACGTCGCGAGCGTTTTATAATGAGCCGTTTGGGGAATTGCTTGCGCTGCTGACAGATTTAACGGGCAAAAATATGCTGCTGCCGATGAATACCGGAGTGGAAGCGGTGGAGACGGCGGTAAAGGCGGCCCGCAGATATGGCTACCGGGTAAAAGGCATTCCAGCGGGCCAAGCGGACATTATTGTATGTGCCGGCAATTTTCACGGTCGAACGCTGACCGTTACGTCTTTTTCCTCCGAGCCTTCTTATCGGGAAGACTTTGGGCCGTTTACACCGGGCTTCACCATTATTCCTTATGGGGATATTGCGGCGCTGGAAGCGGCCATTACCCCGAATACGGCTGCGTTTCTCGTCGAGCCGATTCAAGGGGAAGCAGGAATCGTGATCCCGCCGGAAGGTTATTTGCGCCAGGCTGCCGCTTTGTGCAAGCAGCATCAGGTGCTGCTGATGGCCGATGAGATTCAGACGGGCTTTGGCCGTACGGGCAAGCGCTTCGCCTGTGATTGGGAAGCGGTCACGCCGGATGTTTACATTATGGGCAAAGCGCTTGGCGGCGGCGTGCTGCCGGTGTCAGCGGTAGCGGCGGACAGCAGCATTTTGGGCGTGTTTGAGCCTGGCTCGCATGGCTCGACGTTTGGCGGAAATCCGCTGGCGAGTGCCGTAGCTGTCGCATCGCTGCGTGTAACGGAGGATGAGCGCCTCGCGGAAAGATCGCTGACACTGGGCGAGCGGCTGCTCGCCAAGCTGCGGGAAATCAAGCATCACGACATTGTGGAGGTGCGCGGCAGGGGGCTTTTTATTGCGATCGAGCTGAAAGGGGCGGCGCGGCCCTACTGTGAGAAGCTGAAGGAAGCCGGCCTGCTATGCAAGGAAACGCATGAAAAGGTAATCCGGCTAGCGCCGCCGCTGATTATTTCCGAAGACGAGCTGGCATGGGCGGCTCAGCGTATAGCGGATGTTTTTCAAGCGATGTGACCCGACTTATCCAATTCATCTATTTTAAGAGGAGAAGGGTGGAGCTTTCCTATGATTACTTATGTACCGGAGCCATTTACCGATTTCACGATCGAGGCGAACAGCGAGGCGCTTGCCGCAGCCATTAGCCAAGTGCAGCAGCAGCTGGGCCAGGTTTATCCGCTTATTATCGGCGGCAGCAGGGTCATGACAGAGGAAACGCAAAGCTCGATCAATCCTTCCAGCACGAGCGAGGTCGTGGGGCGGGTATCGAAGGCTAATGCAGAGCAAGCCGACCAGGCGATCGCAAGCGCCTCTGAGACGTTTAAGTCGTGGTCCAAGGTGCCTGTGGCGCATCGGGCGAGATTGCTGTTTAAGGCAGCAGCGATTTTGCGCCGCCGCAAGCATGAGTTTAATGCGTGGCTCATGATTGAGGCGGGCAAGACGCGCGGGGAAGCAGATGCTGATACGGCGGAAGCGATTGATTTTCTCGAATATTATGCCCGGCAAATGCTGGAGATGAGTGAAACGGCAGCGAAAAAGCTGATCGTTCGGCGCGGCGAAGATAACGATCTGCAATATATTCCGCTTGGCGTCGGTGTCGTCATTCCGCCGTGGAACTTTCCGCTGGCGATTATGGCGGGCATGACGACGGCGGCGGTAGTGGCGGGGAACACGGTAGTGCTGAAGCCGGCAAGCACGACGCCTGTTATCGCGTACAAGTTCGTCGAGGTGCTGGAGCAGGCGGGCATGCCGGCTGGCGTCGTCCAGTTTTTGCCGGGGAGCGGCGCGGAAATTGGCGATTTGCTCGTGACGCATCCGC from the Paenibacillus sp. BIHB 4019 genome contains:
- a CDS encoding stalk domain-containing protein; its protein translation is MKTKLAKTLLAPLLVTGLLLSPLAGTTATASAASAVTTAASTTQAIKVYIDGSKLSLPAAPYVKNGVTFVPMRQIFTALGASITWVEKTQTIIVRKNTTTVSLTVGKKEAVVDGKTVKLDAAPAVKNGTTFVPARFVAEALGAKVKWDNAAQAVRITSIEQQWAEAYEEYEETPEDDRTKLTPKEIVEQNDESVVLITTNKALGSGVVIGDRWILTNNHVIEDASSATITSIYGDEYKVQGVVVNRPSSDLAIIQTDESLYLEPVSVGYTVPEKGDKVVAIGSPLGIQNTVSDGLVSNISYEDGLTYIQTSAPIDHGSSGGALFDEYGDLVGITTAGYTSQADLNFAVSVAHASLLMGLLPESPQEDVKFLPAILPDTLKGASMETITALMKKEFGSVSTGDGTASFSNWEVKRDSQGWIVLTADIDPRFYTYYGGSSANDIRSWAINLGHELNRMLPGETIQVIISFDRTFGFQPRGFAENEVTALGDNKWKVRFPVLDMQLKDQLYISMKD
- a CDS encoding B12-binding domain-containing radical SAM protein, whose product is MKVVLSTLNAKFIHTSLALRCLKAYSGEQFDIDIAEYTIKDPVMNIVSDIYSRQPDVVGFSCYIWNIEETITVINMLRKVSPQVKIILGGPEVSYDTDHWMERIPEVDFIVVGEGEETFHHLLTEIEGAGKYHMVFGLAYRKQREGYIEALVNPGRPKLDLATLPSPHRFAEDVPHLASRVVYFETSRGCPFSCQFCLSSIEVGVRYFDKERTKADILYLIDAGAKLIKFVDRTFNIKRDYALEIFQFLIENHNGCVFQFEITADIMRPEVLDYLAEHAPPGVFRFEIGVQSTNDPTNEAVQRRQNWSKLVRTVTKVKESGKIDQHLDLIAGLPLENYDTFKGTFNDVFALGPEEMQLGFLKMLRGTGLRNDADKWGYIYMDRAPYEMLGNDLMPFGDIVRMKRVEDVLEKYWNAHRMDRTLMYLVEQVFPSPFDFFQDFGDYWEERGWQKIGHQLEDLFSRLWSFLNSYQHEQQSAGEAGPDMDVIMGLMKYDYFLNHKYKPRKTWWEFTMDKAVWGSHMRSLVERPEKVSDSFAALGMSEKELHKHAVIERLPFDLEAYFADGSIQKNTHTLLVVLYAMEAGSSKPTPKPYMLKLHNDAVTA
- a CDS encoding IclR family transcriptional regulator, producing the protein MVQSIDRAMQIIQLLMSDNSRIGWAISDISERVGLPLSTTHRLISTLVKHELVVQLPETKRYRPGLKWMEVGLQQVEQMELRTAARPIMERLAAEGKETVFLSIPYGKFSMGIDKVDGKVKLRVVEGLGERIAMHIGAPNKVMLANMKLAEAEAILIRLMDDQEKRKQLLSALPGIKKAGYAVSYAELTEGTAAIAAPIIGFGRKVVGALGIGVTTDQLTEERLDFLSKQVIERAHEITATIGG
- a CDS encoding VOC family protein, with the translated sequence MSQEIWINLPVKDVVRSTTFFNEIGFRAENVGNERAKLAIGQTTILLFPDAAFEKFTGSKKADTSQSAEVIFSIGAKSREEVDGFIQKVELAGGSIFSKPGENDGWMYGAAFADLDGHRWNLLYMDESKMPKSK
- a CDS encoding proline dehydrogenase family protein, whose translation is MAVMRDMLLYLSKNRLANRMAQRFGLRLGAERFVAGETLAAAMKKAAALNESGLVVTLDHLGEFTRCERDAKESAEEVVRGLQAIASTGAAANVSVKLTQLGLDISYPLCLSHMRMIVSEAKRLDSFVRIDMEDYARNEPSIQMYEQLRAEFGHHIGIVLQAYLFKTEGDMERLSILKPNYRLVKGAYKEPPEVAFPNKADVDRNFIHLIKKQLENGHYAAVATHDDAIIEWVKDYVKEQAIPREQFEFQMLYGIRTALQQQLAKEGYKVRTYVPYGTDWYGYFMRRLAERPENVSFVLKSMFKR
- a CDS encoding ornithine--oxo-acid transaminase, with amino-acid sequence MKEQANTIEQTERLGAHNYHPLPIVIAKAEGVWVEDPAGKRYMDMLSGYSALNQGHRHPRIIEALKKQADLVTLTSRAFYNEPFGELLALLTDLTGKNMLLPMNTGVEAVETAVKAARRYGYRVKGIPAGQADIIVCAGNFHGRTLTVTSFSSEPSYREDFGPFTPGFTIIPYGDIAALEAAITPNTAAFLVEPIQGEAGIVIPPEGYLRQAAALCKQHQVLLMADEIQTGFGRTGKRFACDWEAVTPDVYIMGKALGGGVLPVSAVAADSSILGVFEPGSHGSTFGGNPLASAVAVASLRVTEDERLAERSLTLGERLLAKLREIKHHDIVEVRGRGLFIAIELKGAARPYCEKLKEAGLLCKETHEKVIRLAPPLIISEDELAWAAQRIADVFQAM